A window of Suncus etruscus isolate mSunEtr1 chromosome 4, mSunEtr1.pri.cur, whole genome shotgun sequence contains these coding sequences:
- the FTMT gene encoding ferritin, mitochondrial: MLSSFWWLSKQVRASLLSLRTSRTSLSCPLLSTLGRPRGLGSGADGRPPSATTSSGNPAGPSRVRQNFHSDCEAAVNRQINLELHASYVYLSMAYYFSRCDVALNNFAKYFLRQSREETLHAERLMKLQNQRGGTIRLQDIPKPDLDDWKSGLNAMQCALLLEKRVNQALLDLHALASDKGDPHLCDFLETHYLNEQVKSIKELGDHVQNLLNIGAKDSGLAEYLFDKHTLGNESHQN, from the coding sequence ATGCTGTCCTCCTTCTGGTGGCTCTCCAAGCAAGTCCGCGCTTCTCTGCTGTCCCTGCGCACTTCGCGCACAAGTCTCTCCTGCCCGCTGCTGAGTACCTTGGGGCGCCCCCGGGGCCTCGGGTCGGGGGCTGATGGCCGGCCCCCCTCTGCAACCACGTCCTCCGGGAACCCAGCCGGCCCCTCCCGGGTGCGCCAGAACTTCCACTCGGACTGCGAGGCCGCCGTCAACCGCCAGATCAACCTGGAGCTCCACGCGTCCTACGTGTACCTGTCCATGGCCTACTACTTCTCCCGGTGCGACGTGGCCCTGAACAACTTCGCCAAGTACTTCCTCCGCCAGTCCCGGGAGGAGACTCTGCACGCAGAGCGGCTGATGAAGCTGCAAAACCAGCGGGGAGGCACCATCCGCCTGCAGGACATCCCGAAACCCGACCTGGACGACTGGAAGAGCGGCCTGAATGCCATGCAATGCGCGCTGCTGTTGGAAAAGAGGGTGAATCAGGCCTTGCTGGATTTGCACGCTCTGGCCTCCGACAAAGGGGACCCCCACTTGTGTGACTTTCTGGAAACCCACTATCTGAATGAGCAGGTGAAGTCCATCAAGGAGCTAGGTGACCACGTGCAGAACTTGCTCAACATCGGGGCCAAGGATTCCGGCCTGGCAGAATACCTTTTTGACAAGCATACCCTGGGAAATGAAAGCCATCAGAATTGA